A DNA window from Arachis duranensis cultivar V14167 chromosome 3, aradu.V14167.gnm2.J7QH, whole genome shotgun sequence contains the following coding sequences:
- the LOC107478213 gene encoding switch 2 codes for MSPYYCLLCQPASRLAALPHSATPQFVVTQPLLDGLSSSVPAFLTESPFIATAAAPSGRRRCCLLVSVLGSWVLSSDSAGLALHHGLTAAPRLICGSVLVLVSSGNMNSETVSNLVTTGVGSEAAPVEVDEPSLKRLRPATSDVWNFFKKLGPDKDGVERAECKGCKKVFKAGGKRYGTSTIKRHLDSCTQIKHEDIGQTIAELQLKMGSLKIDSGVARDMFAGYVVAGDKPFNMVDDRRFRNWVKYISPTLKLPSRNTVKADIVKVYKREAAKLKKNLVSIPNRICLTSDLWTSRYELSSKIFTLLTEWKTDKKIFFITLDNASSNDTCVEHLKSTLDVHGSLLCGGEFFHLHNSVKKREPEEKEADDGDDEDGEEQEELQVKRGKFGIAKISQFQFDHTGPFEPLVLSSDAEVPVIQVPATINCRLLEHQREGVRFLYGLYKNNHGGILGDDMGLGKTIQAIAFLAAIFGKERDSMLGENDEEKRDPVLIICPTSVIHNWESEFSKWANFSVSIYHGANRDLIHEKLEANGVEILITSFDTYRIHGSSLSDFEWGIVIVDEAHRLKNEKSKLYKACLEIKTLRRYGLTGTIMQNKIMELFNLFDWVAPGSLGTREHFREFYDEPLKHGQRSSAPDKFVQIANKRKQHLVNVLHKYLLRRTKEETIGHLMMGKEDNIVFCAMSDLQRRVYKRMLQLPDIQCLINKDLPCSCGSPLTQVECCKRTVPNGIIWPYLHRDNPDGCDSCPFCIVLPCLVKLQQISNHLELIKPNPKDDPEKQGKDAEFAAAVFGSDIDLVGGNMQSESFMDLSDVKHCGKMRALEKLLYSWISHGDKVLLFSYSVRMLDILEKFLIRKGYCFSRLDGSTPTNLRQSLVDDFNSSPSKQVFLISTRAGGLGLNLVSANRVVIFDPNWNPAQDLQAQDRSFRFGQKRHVLVFRLLAAGSLEELVYSRQVYKQQLSNIAVSGKMEKRYFEGVQDCKEFQGELFGICNLFRDLSDKLFTSEIIKLHEMGKEHHNTIEQEKENLLEETDSLRSASDTEICAGTASNVASKPDFEDLGIVYAHRNEDIVNCGPVIQGKIDSSIPSKSDSLVKPSISSVNQRNKPDCVPKKQKAPLIDERKRTQYSLLAHSMGMEELAFSKWLLSATPKEREEVLRDFKKKKKMPNG; via the exons ATGTCGCCATATTATTGCTTGTTGTGCCAACCAGCGTCTCGATTGGCAGCT CTTCCTCACTCAGCCACTCCTCAGTTCGTCGTCACTCAGCCACTCCTCGACGGCCTCAGTTCCTCAGTTCCTGCGTTCCTCACGGAGTCACC GTTTATAGCCACCGCTGCTGCTCCGTCTGGCCGTCGTCGCTGCTGCCTGCTAGTCTCGGTCCTGGGCTCCTGGGTCTTGTCCTCTGACTCTGCTGGTCTCGCTCTCCATCACGGGCTCACGGCTGCTCCTCGCCTCATCTGTGGCTCTGTCCTGGTCCTCGTCTCCTCTG GAAATATGAATTCTGAAACTGTGAGTAACCTTGTTACTACTGGAGTTGGTTCTGAGGCTGCTCCGGTCGAGGTTGATGAACCTAGTTTGAAAAGGCTGAGACCAGCAACCTCTGATGTTTGgaattttttcaaaaagctCGGTCCAGATAAGGATGGAGTAGAACGTGCTGAGTGTaaaggatgcaagaaagtgtttAAAGCTGGAGGTAAGCGATATGGCACTTCTACTATAAAACGGCATCTTGATAGTTGTACTCAAATTAAGCATGAAGATATTGGTCAGACTATAGCAGAATTGCAACTTAAAATGGGTTCACTTAAGATTGATTCAGGAGTGGCTAGAGATATGTTTGCTGGGTATGTAGTTGCTGGGGATAAGCCTTTTAATATGGTTGATGATAGGAGATTTAGAAATTGGGTGAAATATATTAGTCCAACTTTGAAACTTCCTTCTAGGAATACGGTTAAAGCTGACATAGTGAAAGTTTACAAGAGAGAAGCTgcgaaacttaaaaaaaatttagtttccaTTCCAAATAGAATTTGCTTAACATCTGATCTTTGGACTTCCA GATATGAATTGTCTTCTAAAATCTTTACGCTTTTGACTGAGTGGAAAActgataaaaagatttttttcattACTTTGGATAATGCTTCTTCTAATGATACTTGTGTTGAACACTTGAAAAGTACTTTGGATGTGCATGGTTCATTGTTGTGTGGTGGTGAATTCTTTCAT CTCCACAATTCGGTTAAGAAGCGAGAACCGGAAGAGAAAGAAGCTGATGATGGTGATGACGAGGATGGAGAAGAACAGGAGGAGCTGCAGGTGAAGAGGGGAAAATTCGGAATAGCTAAAATTTCACAATTTCAGTTTGATCACACTGGACCGTTTGAGCCTCTTGTCCTTTCTTCAGATGCAGAAGTTCCAGTCATTCAG GTTCCCGCAACTATAAATTGTAGACTACTTGAGCATCAAAGAGAGGGAGTGAGATTTCTGTATGGTTTGTATAAAAACAATCATGGTGGTATCCTTGGAGATGACAT GGGTCTTGGAAAGACCATTCAAGCAATAGCATTTCTTGCTGCTATCTTTGGTAAGGAAAGAGACTCTATGCTGGGTGAAAATGACGAAGAGAAGAGAGACCCTGTATTGATAATCTGTCCAACTTCTGTCATTCATAATTGGGAGAGTGAGTTCTCTAAATGGGCTAATTTCAGTGTTTCCATTTATCATGGTGCAAACCGGGATCTGATACATGAGAAACTAGAAGCAAATGGAGTGGAGATACTTATTACAAGTTTTGACACTTACAGAATTCACGGAAGTTCCTTGTCAGATTTCGAATGGGGCATTGTGATTGTTGACGAGGCTCACCGGCTTAAGAATGAGAAATCAAAACTCTATAAAGCATGTTTAGAAATTAAAACCCTTAGACGTTATGGTCTTACAGGGACCATAATGCAAAATAAGATAATGGAGTTGTTTAATCTCTTTGACTGGGTTGCACCTGGATCACTTGGGACACGGGAGCACTTTCGTGAGTTCTATGATGAACCCCTTAAACATGGTCAGAGGTCATCTGCTCCTGACAAGTTTGTCCAAATtgctaataaaagaaaacaacaccTTGTGAATGTTCTTCATAAATATTTGTTGAGAAGGACAAAGGAAGAGACAATTGGACATCTTATGATGGGGAAGGAAGATAACATTGTGTTCTGTGCCATGAGTGATTTGCAAAGACGTGTTTACAAGAGAATGTTACAGCTTCCTGATATCCAATGCCTTATAAACAAGGACCTGCCTTGTAGTTGTGGTAGCCCACTTACACAAGTTGAATGTTGTAAGAGGACAGTACCAAATGGAATTATTTGGCCTTACCTTCACCGAGATAACCCTGATGGTTGTGATTCATGCCCTTTCTGCATTGTCCTTCCGTGCCTTGTCAAGCTTCAACAG ATAAGCAATCACCTTGAGCTGATTAAGCCAAACCCCAAAGATGACCCTGAGAAGCAAGGCAAAGATGCAGAGTTTGCTGCTGCTGTCTTTGGCTCTGATATTGATTTGGTTGGCGGAAATATGCAGAGTGAGAGTTTCATGGATCTAAGTGATGTGAAACATTGTGGAAAAATGCGAGCACTTGAAAAACTTCTGTACTCATGGATTTCACATGGTGACAAAGTTCTTTTGTTTAGCTATTCAGTGAG GATGCTTGACATACTGGAGAAATTTCTCATACGGAAAGGCTACTGCTTCTCAAGACTTGATGGGTCTACTCCGACAAATTTGCGCCAGTCTTTAGTTGATGATTTCAACTCCAGTCCTAGCAAACAA gtatttttgaTATCAACTCGTGCCGGTGGGCTTGGGTTGAACCTTGTCAGCGCAAACCGGGTTGTAATATTTGATCCCAACTGGAATCCTGCACAAGACTTACAGGCCCAGGACAGGTCCTTTCGTTTTGGGCAGAAGCGACATGTTCTGGTGTTCCGTCTTCTTGCAGCCGGTTCGCTTGAAGAACTTGTTTATTCTCGTCAGGTGTATAAGCAGCAACTTTCAAACATTGCTGTCTCAGGAAAGATGGAAAAACGATATTTTGAAGGTGTCCAG GACTGCAAAGAATTTCAAGGGGAGCTTTTTGGAATTTGCAATTTATTTCGGGATTTATCTGACAAGCTATTTACTAGTGAAATCATTAAACTGCATGAAATGGGAAAGGAACATCACAATACAATAGAAcaggaaaaagaaaatcttttaGAAGAAACTGATTCTCTAAGATCGGCGTCTGACACTGAAATATGTGCTGGAACTGCAAGCAACGTAGCAAGTAAACCAGATTTTGAAGACCTTG GAATTGTGTATGCTCATCGAAATGAAGACATTGTCAACTGTGGACCTGTGATTCAGGGGAAGATAGATAGCAGCATCCCTTCAAAGAGTGATAGCTTAGTCAAGCCAAGCATCTCTTCAGTCAACCAAAGAAATAAACCAGATTGTGTACCTAAAAAACAGAAAGCTCCTTTGATTGATGAAAGGAAGAGAACCCAATATAGCCTGCTTGCACATTCTATGGGCATGGAAGAGCTTGCATTTAGCAAATGGTTACTATCAGCAACTCCTAAGGAGAGGGAGGAAGTGCTTCGAGActtcaagaagaaaaagaagatgccTAATGGTTAA
- the LOC107478109 gene encoding phosphomannomutase, giving the protein MAARKPGLIALFDVDGTLTAPRKVVTPEMLVFMQDLRKVVTVGVVGGSDLVKISEQLGSTVTNDYDYVFSENGLVAHKEGNLIGTQSLKSFLGDEKLKEFINFTLHYIADLDIPIKRGTFIEFRSGMLNVSPIGRNCSQEERDEFEKYDKIHNIRPKMVEVLREKFAHFNLTFSIGGQISFDVFPQGWDKTYCLRYLEDFNEIHFFGDKTYKGGNDHEIYESERTIGHTVTSPEDTMKQCTALFLKN; this is encoded by the exons atgGCTGCCCGGAAACCTGGTTTGATTGCATTGTTTGATGTTGATGGGACTCTTACAGCCCCAAGGAAg GTGGTGACTCCAGAGATGTTGGTGTTCATGCAAGATCTAAGGAAG GTTGTAACAGTTGGAGTTGTGGGCGGTTCTGACCTTGTAAAGATATCTGAGCAACTTGGCAGCACAG TTACCAATGACTATGATTATGTATTTTCTGAGAATGGTCTTGTGGCTCATAAGGAAGGAAACCTCATTGGAACCCAG AGCTTGAAATCATTCCTTGGTGATGAAAAGCTCAAG gaatttattaatttcacaCTTCATTACATTGCTGACTTGGATATCCCTATTAAGAG GGGAACATTCATAGAATTCCGTAGTGGAATGCTGAATGTGTCACCAATCGGGCGAAACTGCAGccaagaagaaagagatgaatTTGAGAAGTATGACAAG ATTCACAACATTCGTCCGAAAATGGTTGAGGTGCTTCGTGAAAAGTTTGCTCATTTTAATCTGACATTTTCCATTGGAGGGCAGATAAGCTTTGAT GTTTTCCCTCAAGGTTGGGATAAAACATACTGCCTTAGATACCTTGAAGATTTTAATGAAATTCACTTCTTTGGTGACAAAACCTACAAG GGTGGAAATGACCATGAAATCTATGAATCAGAAAGGACTATTGGCCACACAG TTACAAGTCCTGAAGATACCATGAAGCAGTGCACAGCTCTCTtccttaaaaattga